The window GGGGTCTCTTTCTGTCATGCAATGCAAATATGTCACAGAGATCTGAATTTGAAGAACACACTACTAGATGGCAGTCCTGCTCCTCGCCTTAAGATATGTGATTTTGGTTACTCCAAGTCATCTTTGCTGCATTCAAGGCCAAAGTCAACTGTGGGAACTCCGACATATATTGCACCTGAGGTTCTCTCCCGTCATGAATACGAAAAATTTCAAAGAAATCAGCGAATAATGGCCACTCAATACAAAATACCCGAGTACGTTCACATTTCTCAGGATTGCAGGCACCTTCTTTCTCGCATATTTGTTGCAAGTTCTTCCAGGAGGATTACAATCAAAGAAATCAAGAGTCATCCATGGTTTCTAAAGAATCTGTCAAAGGAGTTAACAGACGCCGCTCAAGCCAGCTACTACAGAAGAGACGCTGCCCCGAGTAGCATCTCCCTCCAAACCATCAACGACATAATGAAAATTATAGGAGCAAGAGGACTCTGTATtcctaaaatacaaataaaaaatggTGATTCTAAAGAAAACTGAAGCCTCAACCAGCTACTTCATCTAATGCTATACATAGACTTTCATAAGTCTTTAAATGCTTCTGGATTCAAACTTCATGATCAGAAGATAAAGGAATTAAAATTCTGGGAACATCTACCAACTATTCAGAGAACTAGCCTCACTCGGACCCTTTGAGATCTGAGGTGAAGAATGACAGTACTACAGTAAACCGATGATTAACTTCTGGCAGAGAAACAACGCCCGACAAACCAATCTTTCTAGGATCATCAACAACTATTCAGGATGGATACACTATTTGTCGAGCTGTTGATAAAGCTTCGAGCGCATTACTCTTGctgctataaaaagaaaaaaaaagatttcaagTCGAAAGCCAGAAAAGTACTTCCAAAGCATCAGCACAACTTCATAGAAAATGAATAGCTGAGCGGAACTCTCGGACGTCAATCCACTCCGATGATCTCAAAAGCATAATCAGGCTTGCGGAGCCTCATCTGTTCTCTAGAACACGAAGTAAGGAAGCTGAACCTATGAAATATCAGTGTCGGGATATTAAGCCTAATAGCTGAATCAGCCACATACGGGTAGAATATATCAGCAACAAGACAATTAGGACGTCAGTCTTGAAGAATCTACTTAAGCTATTCTCTGAGCATCCTTGCAGTAACACAACACATGACGGACTATCCCGTTACTATCAAATTATATGGGACTTCATCCccatacacaaacacaacacATGACGGACTATCCCGTTACTATCAAATAATATGGGACTTCACCCccatacacaaacacaacacATGACGGACTATCCCGTTACTATCAAATTATATGGGACTTCATCCccatacacaaacacaacacATGACGGACTACATCCCGTTACTATCAAATTATATGGGACTTCATCCccatacacaaacacaacacATGACGGACTATCCCGTTACTATCAAATAATATGGGACTTCACCCccatacacaaacacaacacATGACAGACTATCCAGTTACTATCAAATTATATGGGACTTCATCCccatacacaaacacaacacATGACGGACTACATCCCGTTACTATCAAATTATATGGGACTTCATCCccatacacaaacacaacacATGACGGACTATCCTGTTACTATCAAATAACATGGGACTTCACCCccatacacaaacacaacacATGACGGACTATCCCGTTACTATCAAATTATATGGGACTTCATCCccatacacaaacacaacacATGACGGACTACATCCCGTTACTATCAAATTAAATGGGACTTCATCCccatacacaaacacaacacATGACGGACTATCCCGTTACTATCAAATAATATGGGACTTCACCccatacacaaacacaacacATGATGGATTATCCCGTTACTATCAAATAATAGGGGACTTCACCCccatacacaaacacaacacATGACGGACTATCCTGTTACTATCAAGTGACTTCACCCccatacacaaacacaacacATGGCGGACTATCCTGTTACTATCAAATTATATGGGACTTCAGCCccatacacaaacacaacacATGACAGACTACATCCCGTTACTATCAGATAATATGGGACTTCAACCCccatacacaaacacaacaGATGACGGACTACATCCCGTTGCCATGGGGGGCAGTGTTATTACCCCGCTTCCCGGAACATTATCATTTTCACCCGCATTCTCCACATCACAATATATTCTTATACACATGGCATATCATTTACTTTTACATTACGTACATTTTATCACATTATGTACTATAAAAGAAAGGAGACATATGAAAGAGCGCAATTCAGGGTGGTGGCACCTGCCTCCGCAGATCTTGTACTCAAAATTCGGATCAAGGCACCAAGTCTAATTGCTTCCTCGAACCACTAAAGTAATTCAAAGAAGCAGGGGGGCAATGATAGTACCCGCTAACCACCATCTAAGCAATGGGTCACGAATGCCCGCCATCTAGAGACATGACGAGAACGCTTAAGAGCATGTGCCTATTAGCAACGGAGGTTATGTTACAACAGGTATCAATATGTACTATAAATAGATATGAATCACTACACACCAACACAAACAATACTCTGGACTATGAGATAAGTATCTGCTTTTTACTGTTGTAAGATTTGCACAAAACAGAGTAAATTAAACGATCAAGTCACATATACTCTTTTGACAGTATTCATGATCAAGGTAAAAAAATCCTAAAACACATCCTAAGTATCTTATTCTCGTCCAAATCACTATACTAAGTTTAAGGAATGGGGGGCAATGGCAGTACCCCACCTCCACAAGGTCTTTTACCCGGCTCCACGATATAATACCTGCCTCCGCAGAATTAACCTCTAAAACACTCCCTCATTATCTTATACTCCTCCAACTCACTAAAGTAAGTTAAAGGAGTGGGGGGCAATGATAGTACCCCGCTTCCGAAGGGTCTTTTACCCGGTCCCGTTATATAATACCCGCCTCCGCAGTCTTTTACCCGTTCTGCAATGCTTTTActgttacaatatatatattttatcacaCAAATAATGGGACAGGAGGATGACGGGACGAGATAGGCACTCCTTATAAATGTTATGGTATCATTCTTTCTCACGGACACTCTTTCACTCACACATACTCTCTTCTTGTTTTCTATATAAACGGATTCTCATTCTTACACCGGAGGGGCTTGACGGCCACCACCCCGGTCGAGCCTTGTTTTGCAGGCTCCCAACACCTAACAGCAGTAACATCGGAGATCAACCGAAGAAATGGAGACCACGCATATTTGGACTTATCATTCATGATATTAGAAAGGTCATAAAAGAACACCTTGTTTGATCAGAACACTGGACTTCCCATCTACATCTGTATTCGCTGTGGGTCACCGAGGGAATCTAGACGCAACTTGCAACATTATTTGttgatataataattatcaCGGAGAATAATAAtactctatattttatatactatgcgaaaatattcaaattcaaattataaagtataaattCATTCCCATTCTTGTTTGCTTGTAAGGGCTAGTAGTCAGTAGAGTAGTAGGTCCGATATGACTTAGGACCATTCTCATCAACTACGCTCGGCCCATTCTACTATTTAGTAAGGATACCGCGCCATACATGCATACCGTGTCTAATGTTTTATTGCTCAATTACCAAAAGGTACAAAACCATACTCAAACACGTAGTTGACATTTAATTTTGACAGTGTCTCCCACACTTTGGGTGTCCAGTGATTTTGATTATTCATTAATAGCCATGTTTTTTGTTGGAGCATATAGTCAAaaagcattctcttcatttctTCGTATAGGGCAAAACCTTTCTGTCCCAAAAAATGTTTACGCGTAATCAAAGAGACATAGTACATTCCTTAACTAATAGCCATgaaaatataatgaagtttataagattataatttataaatttatgaaattgcATGCTGAACCAGACCACTAAACCAGCACCCATTTTTGTCAAATGGTTTGGATGGAAAGATTGTGGGCTCAAATCAATCCAATAGTAAGGACTTAAAAGGCCCACGCAATGCCTAAGAATACATTGACCTTGTTCCGTcaataaaaaggaaaataaataatttattaaaaatacaaCAGCACAAAATGTGGGACATACCGTTCGTTTATATGAATTCCAACCACATATAACAATAATTACGTATTgtcattgaaataataatatatttaaatatatattgaaagtAAATAAAAAAGGATGAGAGGAAAGAGATATGTTGAATGaagaaaattcaattttttattgataaaattaatttaaaacatattgacaccttgaaaataaaataaatactaaatataCTAATATTTCCAAATGTCCCCGATTTTGATTAGTACCCAGGCCCAGCTGTATAGGCCATAGAATGAACATGGGAGAAATAGTAGTAACAAATTCGATTAGCTAGCTAACTTTGAAAAACACAAATTCGCTATACGTGGGGAATAAAAATAATGGAAAGAATTCACTCATGCATATATGATCTTTCAAAGATTGCGAAAGCTACAGAAGTGCTGACTTTTCAAATATAAGCAAGTGTATATATGTTGATAAATCCAGTGTACGCACAAAATGGCTATTGGTAAAACTCAATAGATATGATACcattaaaaaattgagaaatgaTTACGTGCGAGAGAGGTAATTAGTTAAAGTGACACCataattactactccctccgtccctctgatttctatacactttcttttttggatgtctcacttgattctatacatttcaaaaccttTCGAAagtgataattttttataatataaaaatctcaactacccactattttcatttttacaaatctttttttttaagtttccgTGTCCAATCCAAACGTATGATGAACTAGCTTTCCCAGCTTGGGTTTGTAATTTACCAGTATCTGGTGGACTCTTTTGGTcactttttaaaaattcataattatcaATCGCTGGTACGATATACAGTAATTTTACATGGATAAGAGCAATTTCAACCGGCTTTATCAAGAGGTTATCGATATATATACGACATTGCACTCTTGGTTGTGAACATATTGAAACTCCAttattactaaaaaaattacTACTCAAGGTTGCTAAAAACCGGCAACATCCTCGTTCAACTAAAAACAAACTATtatccaaaaataatatttcatctTAATCATTTATGTAACtgaaataagtataaaatatttatgtaagaGATCATATTGGCAATTTTGATAATTCCTAACTATTAGAAAGTATTTTATAAAGAAATTGTCAAAAATATATGAAtgagaaaaaattaatatacataatGAGTTGGCTGGCTAACTATCAAAATAGATAGATGCTCTAACTGCATATACATGTCGAGAAAGGTAGGGGGAGGGTTGAAGTGGGGACCTTTCACAAGAGTATTAATGAGAACGTACATATGAGCACCCACACCAGGTCGGCTATTGGTTTTGCAAGGTGATTAAAGTGTTGCACCAACCAGACTTATGAAAATACTCGTAGGGCATgtttattaattagttgatttcATAATCCCTAACTACCAAAGCTTGGGTTTCCCATTTCTGAATCATGATCCATGAAATTAAGTCGTCTTTTAAGTGTGACCGTGCGAGTGTGAACATAATGTGATAATTTGCATTCAAATATTGTTGCCCTCTCCATTTTGTTTTATAAGTCGTTTTTTCTATACTTCTAAGTGTTTTGACTACGTCTACGTaacaaaaaatatcattttaaaatatattttttatgaataaaagtataCAACAATTTTGTAATCCATACAAGAAGCATGAGTATTACATGCACCATGCGCCATGCCCTTCCTTTACTGGGGACAAAAGATTGAAGATTTGAATCTGAGTAGAATCAATCACAAGGGTACACGAGCTTTTACATCCTCGCAACTGATCTATTGCTCGAAAGTCTCAAGCGAGCATGTATAAATGTATAATGCACTAGCTATGAGCCTAAGCTCGgcaaccaatacaagttagagTACTGCAATTCCAAAGATAAAGACGCAGCTAGAGTTCCATTCTGCAGTTACTTGTATTgtatgaaattaaatttttattaaaacggaTATTCCAAACATCACTCTTTTGTTAGCTAGCCAGAAAAGAACATCGTATACTAAGTCAGATTCCAATGAGTGTCGGAGAATTCAGAGAGCTCAAGTCATCTTTTGTTCCACAAAAAATATTGTTGTGATCTTTAAGTATTGGTTTAGCTTGGAAATACAGTTCTTTCACAAGCTAAACACATTTATTGACGTTAATTAAGAGCACCAGAGCAGGTGTAGAGAGGAAATACAAGAGAGACATTAGACAATATAACTTGCTTATATCACTACCAGTACATTACATATTACGGCGAGAACTCTAGCATCGAACCACTAGTTTAACGAGACTGGTCCCCGattaaaaacctaaaaaaagTGTGCAAgatttcatctttttcttcttcctcCGTTACTTTAGTTCATATGCAAGGGCTTCTTCATGCTCCACGCAGCCAGATTCTCTACGGTAATAGTCTCTGAGCCATTGTTGAAGACATATAAATGAGCATTCTCATAAACTGCTAGTGTTGGATACACCCTGGATGAGATGCATGTCCTTCCTCTAGCTCCAAAACTTTCAACAACCGAATTATCAATCTGCAAACAATTAAATCATACACATTATATTACTTATAATACAGAACTGTTAATTATAATGATgatgaaacaaaattatatagCAAAATCAAGAGAGAATATACCAAGCTTCTAAGAGAGATTTGCTTATCAGCAGCTATATCAACATCCACAAAACCTGCAAATGATGGCCTGTACAATCCTTCCGTCAACGAGGACCTGTTCCATATTGTGAAGGATAGTAAGTTTGATTATTTTGTGCAGGAGTATGATGAAAGTATTTAGGTTATATCCTTTTCATATATGAATTATGTAGAGACCGTGTTGCATCAGAGCACATGAGGACTTTATGCGTGTTTTGTGCCTTGAAAACTCTGAAGAAGACAGGAGTGTATTCTTCTAGCTCTTGTGATGCCAGTGTTAAGAGACCAAATGGGCCAACTCCACCTTGAACTGTAGAACCCTTGAGGCTGCAAATCTTTTGAGCATCATATTCTAGCCATTCTGGATCAAATGGCTCAGCTTTCTCCAAGCTTCCAAATGAGAATGTCACCTCAACATCGGCCTGAAGTTGCCAACAACATTATAAATAATAGTTCACCTAACTTGACATCAAAAAACCAAACCTACTAACCTGTGCAGCTGTTATTCCATTAACTTCAATACGATGCCCCATAACGAGCATTTGTTTATCAGTTAATACAACTTTTGCCCCTCTCAGTGTTTCTAATTCTTGAACTGGCCACTGCATCAACTGTTTTCCATTTGGATCCAGTAAAATTGTTCGTGGAATCAACTGCATACAGATTCAATGACAGAACAGTGATACTTGCACAGATAATAATCTACATCAAAATATAAGCCATCTTGCTTGTATTTCTGTAACAGAATTTGctcttataaaaaaatgatcaaGATTTAAAATTGTGTGAGTTACCTGAATTCCGGCCCATCCCTTTGCAACATCATGTGCAGCAGTGTCAGATTCATTAGCCCAACTCCATATAACTCTCCGATTCTTAGCCGGATCAAAGAAAGACTTGGACGCATAAAAGTTTCCATAATCCAACCTCAACCCAGCCCAACCATCAACCGATGTATTATCCGGAACATACCTATCCTCTTCAGTAACATAAGTTCCAACAGTGTAATACTCGTACCTTGTGACATCCAAGCTAACCTTTAGTACATGCTTAACACCTTCTCCTGTAACCGATGCATCTAATCCATTCACACCCTTCAATGACACTGGAAAAAAATCAGGACATTCCCACATTCCAGTCTCGGGCTTGGAATGAATCGGGTCTTTCGCCTTAGTCCAATTCACAAAATCTTTACTTTTGTACAAATAAGCAATTCCAGTGTCATTGTCCCTGCTACCCACCAACATTTTCCAATATCCACTTTTGCTCAACCATGCTGTGGTGGGGTCCCGAAAGGCCGTGCCATTTTCGCCATTGTTGGCAACGACTAAAGGGTTGTTGTCAGGCTTGATCCATTCCCGGAGATAAGGATCAGACAGGTTGGCGGGAATAGCATAGTTTTGAACTTGTACATTTTTTGGCGGCCCTTCTGTGATTCCAGTGTAGAGTATCACAGGCTTGTTTCCAGGAAGAATAGTTGCTGAACCGGACCAGCACCCGTATTGATCAAATGGCTTGGAAGGAACGATGGCAGGCTCAAGTGCTTTCCAGTTGATCAAGTCAGTCGATACCGAATGAGCCCATACAATATTGCCCCATACTGCACCCTTGGGATTGTATTGGTAAAAAAGATGATAGATTCCGTTGTAATACATTGGCGCTGTTTTGCAAACACAAACTCAAAATCATTAGgtacacaaaaataaaattagaagaaAAGCATGTTATTTGTGAAGGTTACTGAAATAGCCTACCATTTGGATCTGTTGTTTGTAGTCATTATCCAGCAGCATCAACCGATCATGGAGGGAATAATAAATTCGAttagcaaaaaataatataatcaatttacacTATCACAATAATTACTTCAAGCTCATCAAAATTAATTAGGTACAGTATGACTTGTACCATTAATCCAGTTTTGTTTAGGCTGAAAGTGGTAGCTAGTTCTGTGCAGTTGCGATACGTTCTCAGCCTCAACAGACTGAAGATTATAATGAAAGTCGTGGGACGCTTCGACACCATGAATGTACAATGTGGTTGTAGTGATGAAAAGGATGAGTACTACTAGCAGAAATGAGGTAGACCCGTATTCATAACTATGATATTTATGGGATATTTTGCTACTCATTATGAATAAGCTAAATATCTATGTATGCAACAATGTAAGAGGGAAGAAGAGAAGATGAAAGTAAGTGATGGCGAAAGATTGGAAGAGATCATGGTATTTATAGACAGGAGAATGCAGGGCAGAAATGGAATATACAAGCTGAGAAGCTGTGGAATGTGGAAAGATTGGTTATAAAATTTCACTGTAATGAGTTCTATACTTCTATGATAGTATGATTGGCCCAAGAAGTCTTCAAGatgagaaatataaaaaatggatAAAAGCCATAAGTTCAAAAACTGCGTCATGCAAATAAGTGGTCAACTGTACTCATGGTCTGGAGAGAAACACAAGTATCGTCTAACTGGTCTAGGGGTGATCTTTGTAAGAATCTGGATTTTTGGTATGGGCGGACAGATTTTCTTTGAAATAGGGCATGATCAGACGGGTTTTTTTAATGAACAAATACTTATAATCAAAACCTTACTAAATTTAATTCTTGGACTTCGTTCGGAATCTTGTTTAAAAAGTTTCGTCCAATTATATAGGTCGTGAT of the Daucus carota subsp. sativus chromosome 4, DH1 v3.0, whole genome shotgun sequence genome contains:
- the LOC135152312 gene encoding serine/threonine-protein kinase SRK2H-like — encoded protein: MDGRAFGVDARNFVDGYTVLIKSGGWEFIKVKFGDTQSLEEREAEILVRGEALMDGRRSEHEARYFFQQLISGVSFCHAMQICHRDLNLKNTLLDGSPAPRLKICDFGYSKSSLLHSRPKSTVGTPTYIAPEVLSRHEYEKFQRNQRIMATQYKIPEYVHISQDCRHLLSRIFVASSSRRITIKEIKSHPWFLKNLSKELTDAAQASYYRRDAAPSSISLQTINDIMKIIGARGLCIPKIQIKNGDSKEN
- the LOC108218454 gene encoding beta-fructofuranosidase, insoluble isoenzyme 1; amino-acid sequence: MSSKISHKYHSYEYGSTSFLLVVLILFITTTTLYIHGVEASHDFHYNLQSVEAENVSQLHRTSYHFQPKQNWINDPNAPMYYNGIYHLFYQYNPKGAVWGNIVWAHSVSTDLINWKALEPAIVPSKPFDQYGCWSGSATILPGNKPVILYTGITEGPPKNVQVQNYAIPANLSDPYLREWIKPDNNPLVVANNGENGTAFRDPTTAWLSKSGYWKMLVGSRDNDTGIAYLYKSKDFVNWTKAKDPIHSKPETGMWECPDFFPVSLKGVNGLDASVTGEGVKHVLKVSLDVTRYEYYTVGTYVTEEDRYVPDNTSVDGWAGLRLDYGNFYASKSFFDPAKNRRVIWSWANESDTAAHDVAKGWAGIQLIPRTILLDPNGKQLMQWPVQELETLRGAKVVLTDKQMLVMGHRIEVNGITAAQADVEVTFSFGSLEKAEPFDPEWLEYDAQKICSLKGSTVQGGVGPFGLLTLASQELEEYTPVFFRVFKAQNTHKVLMCSDATRSSLTEGLYRPSFAGFVDVDIAADKQISLRSLIDNSVVESFGARGRTCISSRVYPTLAVYENAHLYVFNNGSETITVENLAAWSMKKPLHMN